The proteins below come from a single Candidatus Methylomirabilota bacterium genomic window:
- a CDS encoding type II secretion system protein: MIRAAQRGDQTAGRGPCREAGFSLTELIVFIAVVGVLFVMTVPFFLSYYQAAAARADVQQVMTLFNQARELAIRQNDTVCVTLPNNGQMVLLLGNCAGAAWTGAGTDVTGNINLPQGFTIGPLNSVTFNYLGAAGAATIYTMTNSTTGTTMTISIALTGRVTSP; encoded by the coding sequence ATGATTCGAGCGGCTCAGCGCGGGGATCAGACGGCAGGCCGGGGCCCCTGCCGGGAGGCCGGCTTCAGCCTGACCGAGCTCATCGTGTTCATTGCCGTGGTCGGCGTGCTGTTCGTCATGACCGTTCCGTTCTTCCTCAGCTACTATCAGGCCGCCGCGGCGCGTGCAGATGTCCAGCAGGTCATGACGCTCTTCAATCAGGCCCGCGAGCTCGCCATAAGGCAGAACGATACGGTCTGCGTCACCCTGCCCAACAATGGCCAGATGGTCCTCCTGCTGGGCAACTGCGCTGGCGCCGCCTGGACCGGGGCGGGCACCGATGTCACCGGCAATATCAACCTGCCGCAGGGATTCACAATCGGACCGCTCAATAGCGTGACCTTCAATTACCTCGGTGCGGCCGGCGCCGCGACCATCTACACCATGACCAACTCGACCACCGGCACGACGATGACGATCTCGATTGCCCTGACTGGCCGGGTGACGAGCCCATAG
- a CDS encoding prepilin-type N-terminal cleavage/methylation domain-containing protein, producing MRRVLRFFVADQRGMSLAEILVACVIIGIGLVGLLSAVPTASYGIQEGQQLSTATFLANQRLEQVRNAQWVAAPAADTLGVSASTSVAPTSGGATTFPDESPMAAPYSGYARTVRIADCGVGAGCGGIVDPGLRQVTVAVSYRPSTATGLAAVGTTKSAMVSMLMAQR from the coding sequence ATGCGTCGCGTGCTCCGATTCTTCGTCGCGGACCAGCGGGGGATGTCGCTGGCGGAGATCCTGGTCGCCTGCGTCATCATCGGGATCGGCCTCGTCGGCCTCCTGTCCGCGGTTCCGACCGCGAGTTATGGCATCCAGGAGGGCCAGCAGCTCTCCACCGCCACCTTTCTCGCCAATCAGAGGCTCGAACAGGTCCGCAATGCGCAATGGGTAGCCGCACCTGCTGCCGACACTCTCGGAGTCTCGGCATCGACCTCCGTGGCCCCGACCTCCGGAGGCGCGACCACCTTCCCTGACGAAAGCCCGATGGCGGCGCCATACAGCGGCTATGCGCGGACGGTCCGCATCGCCGACTGCGGCGTGGGCGCGGGATGCGGCGGCATCGTGGACCCTGGTCTTCGCCAGGTCACGGTCGCCGTGAGCTACCGGCCCTCGACCGCCACCGGTCTCGCGGCTGTCGGCACCACGAAGAGCGCCATGGTGTCCATGCTGATGGCGCAGCGATGA
- a CDS encoding tetratricopeptide repeat protein produces MHPRSLALLGFLVLAGPGCKAQAPTPSARVEADPASRAGAALEAGRFAEAVGLFREALERAPESVPLRYGLGVALSYTDRAAAIREFQWVMVSAPPGSREGVESRGWLARAGALPDIPSEPSRSVERERQLGNAVLVGRALFAEKGATPETMRRLQLFLVGQPDSPTKEERYNLRTDENGDFKFPDVRPGPYMLTNRVAGQPIWRLRVELKPGEEKQLDLDPGNSIAVRDDFPQPR; encoded by the coding sequence GTGCACCCGCGCAGCCTCGCCCTACTGGGATTCCTCGTGCTGGCCGGCCCTGGCTGCAAGGCGCAGGCGCCCACGCCGTCCGCTCGCGTCGAAGCGGATCCAGCCTCGCGTGCCGGCGCCGCTCTGGAGGCCGGCCGCTTCGCCGAGGCCGTGGGCCTCTTTCGCGAGGCGCTCGAGCGCGCGCCGGAGAGCGTGCCCCTCCGCTACGGACTCGGAGTCGCGCTCTCGTACACGGACCGCGCGGCCGCGATTCGCGAGTTCCAGTGGGTGATGGTCAGTGCCCCTCCCGGCTCGCGGGAAGGCGTCGAGTCGCGAGGGTGGCTCGCCCGTGCCGGGGCCCTGCCAGATATCCCCTCGGAGCCGAGCCGGTCAGTCGAGCGCGAGCGCCAACTGGGTAATGCCGTGCTGGTGGGCCGCGCGCTCTTCGCGGAGAAGGGCGCCACGCCGGAGACGATGCGGCGGCTCCAGCTGTTTCTGGTGGGCCAGCCGGACAGCCCGACCAAGGAAGAGCGCTACAATCTCCGGACGGACGAGAACGGGGACTTCAAGTTCCCCGACGTTCGACCCGGGCCCTACATGCTGACGAACCGCGTCGCGGGCCAGCCGATCTGGCGGCTCCGCGTTGAGCTCAAGCCGGGCGAAGAGAAGCAGCTCGACTTGGATCCCGGCAACAGCATCGCCGTGCGCGACGACTTTCCCCAGCCTCGCTAA
- a CDS encoding prepilin-type N-terminal cleavage/methylation domain-containing protein → MKAMLQLAREQRGFTLAELLVVIAILGLMLAGLVTVQMQGQQSYLIGSRRVEAQQNGRVALELMVRELRSAQSVTAIPSATNMTFVDENGITIQYQLAGAVINRTAGGVTTPLIGGVRTFTLTYFSAYDGSTNTGTTTAAAASVRLVRLQLVTGTEESVASYSDSNQQATIEMLVRLRNT, encoded by the coding sequence ATGAAGGCCATGCTTCAGCTCGCCCGTGAGCAGCGCGGCTTCACCCTGGCCGAGCTTCTCGTCGTCATCGCCATCCTGGGCCTTATGCTGGCCGGTCTGGTGACTGTGCAGATGCAGGGCCAGCAGAGCTACCTCATAGGCTCCCGCCGGGTCGAGGCGCAGCAGAACGGGCGCGTCGCCCTCGAGCTGATGGTCCGCGAGCTGCGCTCGGCCCAGTCCGTGACCGCTATCCCGAGCGCCACCAACATGACATTCGTGGACGAAAACGGCATCACGATCCAGTACCAGCTTGCCGGCGCCGTGATCAACCGAACCGCGGGCGGCGTCACCACGCCGCTCATCGGCGGCGTCCGCACATTCACCCTGACATACTTTTCGGCCTATGACGGCTCCACTAATACCGGCACCACGACCGCCGCCGCGGCAAGCGTCAGGCTGGTCCGCCTTCAGCTCGTGACCGGCACCGAGGAGTCCGTGGCCAGCTATTCGGACTCGAACCAGCAGGCCACCATCGAGATGCTGGTCCGTCTCCGGAACACGTAG
- a CDS encoding AMP-binding protein translates to MPRDFGPNPFLDSTAGGMLAAVAERFPEREAIVAADRRITYAEFYQRVNRCARALFAAGVERGHTVALWLPNRPEWFFIQYACAMLGAVVVSLNTRYKAHELGYILDQSEATTLILTDHLGPVDYLETLERVIPGLHEAEPGDLEAENFPNLKRIIVDCEDPHPGCLGLHDLSEAAEAEGGSWRIDDVAKAAEPDDPWIILYTSGTTSFPKGALISHRNAVPHGWYAGKVLGVTETDRVLHALPLTGTWGGLCIPLSTFAHGGCLVLMETFDPAVALHLIEREGITIWNAVDAMAIAVLDHPDLARGKRSTLRTGGFGMTGGGRDGLFEDIVHTLGVPQAYQPYGMTELNALCMLHYLDESEASRAIPGVWPAEGIEVRVVDPETGEDMPVGQEGELWFRGPLVTRGYYKKPEETARAFSPDGWFKTGDLAVRDAEGRTIFKGRLREALRISHFMVAPAEIEGFIMTHPQVSQAFVIGVPDPKLNEAPVAFVIPREGESLTEADIIAHCKGKIASFKVPRHVRIVADVPRTPGPHGDKVQKAKLREMFLEETRGRARSPHGPSGAGCCS, encoded by the coding sequence ATGCCGCGAGATTTCGGGCCCAACCCATTCCTCGACTCGACGGCGGGCGGCATGCTGGCCGCGGTGGCCGAGCGCTTCCCGGAGCGGGAAGCCATTGTGGCCGCCGACCGGCGCATCACGTATGCCGAGTTCTACCAGCGCGTCAACCGGTGCGCCCGCGCCCTCTTCGCCGCCGGAGTGGAAAGGGGCCACACGGTCGCCCTCTGGCTCCCCAATCGCCCGGAGTGGTTCTTCATCCAGTACGCGTGCGCCATGCTCGGCGCCGTGGTGGTCTCGCTCAACACGCGCTACAAGGCGCACGAGCTCGGGTACATCCTCGATCAGTCGGAAGCCACCACCCTCATCCTGACCGATCATCTGGGTCCCGTCGACTACCTCGAGACCCTGGAAAGGGTCATCCCCGGTCTCCACGAGGCCGAGCCCGGCGACCTCGAGGCGGAGAACTTTCCGAACCTCAAGCGGATCATTGTGGACTGCGAAGATCCTCATCCCGGCTGCCTCGGGCTTCACGATCTCAGCGAGGCGGCCGAGGCCGAGGGAGGGTCATGGCGAATCGATGACGTCGCCAAGGCGGCGGAACCGGACGATCCGTGGATAATCCTCTACACGTCTGGCACCACCTCGTTCCCGAAGGGCGCCCTGATCAGCCACCGGAACGCCGTCCCCCACGGCTGGTACGCGGGCAAGGTGCTCGGCGTCACGGAGACCGACCGCGTCCTACACGCCCTGCCGCTGACGGGGACCTGGGGCGGGCTCTGCATCCCGCTCTCCACCTTCGCCCACGGCGGCTGCCTCGTGCTCATGGAGACGTTCGACCCCGCGGTGGCCCTGCACCTCATCGAGCGCGAAGGAATCACGATCTGGAACGCGGTGGACGCCATGGCCATCGCGGTGCTGGACCATCCGGACCTGGCTCGCGGCAAGCGTTCGACGCTTCGCACGGGCGGCTTCGGCATGACGGGGGGCGGCCGCGATGGACTCTTCGAGGACATCGTCCACACCCTCGGCGTCCCTCAGGCCTATCAGCCCTATGGCATGACGGAGCTCAATGCCTTGTGCATGCTCCACTACCTCGACGAGAGCGAGGCGTCGCGGGCGATCCCCGGCGTGTGGCCGGCCGAGGGCATCGAGGTGCGTGTCGTCGATCCTGAGACGGGTGAGGACATGCCCGTGGGACAGGAGGGCGAGCTGTGGTTCCGCGGGCCGCTCGTCACGCGGGGCTACTACAAGAAGCCGGAGGAGACGGCCAGGGCCTTCTCGCCAGACGGCTGGTTCAAGACGGGCGATCTCGCCGTGCGTGACGCCGAGGGGCGCACCATCTTCAAGGGACGGCTGCGAGAGGCCCTGAGGATCAGCCACTTCATGGTGGCCCCGGCGGAGATCGAGGGCTTCATCATGACGCACCCCCAGGTGTCGCAGGCCTTCGTGATCGGCGTGCCCGACCCGAAGCTCAACGAGGCGCCCGTAGCCTTTGTGATCCCTCGCGAGGGCGAATCCCTCACCGAGGCCGACATCATCGCCCACTGCAAGGGCAAGATCGCCTCGTTCAAAGTTCCCCGCCACGTCCGCATCGTCGCCGACGTCCCCCGCACCCCAGGCCCCCATGGCGACAAGGTCCAGAAGGCCAAGCTCCGCGAGATGTTCCTCGAAGAGACGCGTGGCCGGGCTCGATCGCCCCATGGACCGTCAGGGGCGGGGTGTTGTTCGTGA
- a CDS encoding enoyl-CoA hydratase/isomerase family protein gives MTSKVQVEIKAPVATITLNKPERLNALDLEVWEGIREAADAVDSAPGVRVVILQGAGGAFCSGLDVKAGSTLGAMLEGSAGAALPQIRHHLAHLQECFTRLERVRVPVIAAIQRVCMGAGMELALCCDIRIAAEGTVFSIPEVQLGIIPDMGGTQRLPRTIGIGMAKELIYSARRFDAAEALRIGFVNHVYPAGEIQARAAELAAEIAANGPLAVQAAKQAIDGTYWRERDAWLAWEADQAAGPLLSDDRKAGMRAAAERKRADFQGK, from the coding sequence ATGACGAGCAAGGTGCAGGTCGAGATCAAGGCGCCCGTGGCCACCATCACGCTGAACAAGCCGGAGCGGCTGAACGCCCTCGACCTCGAGGTCTGGGAAGGGATTCGCGAGGCTGCCGATGCCGTGGACAGCGCCCCGGGCGTGCGCGTCGTCATCCTCCAGGGCGCGGGCGGGGCCTTCTGCTCGGGTCTCGACGTCAAGGCGGGCTCGACCCTCGGGGCCATGCTTGAAGGCTCTGCCGGCGCCGCTCTTCCGCAGATCCGGCATCATCTCGCGCATCTGCAGGAATGCTTCACGCGCCTCGAGCGCGTGCGCGTCCCCGTCATCGCGGCCATCCAGCGTGTCTGCATGGGCGCGGGCATGGAGCTGGCCCTCTGCTGCGATATCCGCATCGCCGCCGAGGGCACGGTCTTTTCCATTCCCGAGGTCCAGCTCGGTATCATCCCGGACATGGGCGGCACCCAGCGCTTGCCACGCACCATCGGGATCGGCATGGCCAAGGAGCTGATCTACTCCGCCCGGCGCTTCGACGCCGCCGAGGCGCTACGGATCGGATTCGTGAATCACGTGTACCCGGCGGGCGAGATCCAGGCGCGGGCCGCTGAGCTGGCGGCGGAGATCGCCGCGAACGGTCCGCTCGCCGTGCAGGCGGCCAAGCAGGCCATCGATGGAACCTACTGGCGCGAGCGCGATGCCTGGCTCGCCTGGGAAGCCGACCAGGCGGCAGGCCCGCTGCTCTCTGATGACCGCAAGGCGGGCATGAGGGCCGCCGCGGAGCGCAAGCGCGCCGACTTCCAAGGCAAGTAG
- a CDS encoding TIGR03617 family F420-dependent LLM class oxidoreductase, with protein MKLDIGMLSHDLKTLPDYARKVEAMGYDCLWSAETQHDPFLPLAVAASVTESVKLGTNIATVFSRSPMITAMIAWDLQKASGGRFMLGLGTQVKAHNERRFSVKFESPGPKMAEAVRAVRAIWDCWQNGTKLNFKGQFYTFDVMTPFFNPGPIDRPNVPIYIAAVNTYMCGVAGEFCDGMHVHPFNSPKYLREVVHPSVEAGLKKSGRSRKDFTYATASFVIVGDTEKERRDQELMVKQQISFYASTRTYQPVLDVHGWGGLSAQLHKKSVEGDWKGMAELITDEMLDTYAVTATYDKLHDKIMERYQGLLDRTSLYQPYQPNLGDPRLPALVKQFNG; from the coding sequence GTGAAGCTCGATATCGGCATGCTCAGCCACGACCTCAAGACGCTCCCCGACTATGCCCGCAAGGTCGAGGCCATGGGCTATGACTGCCTCTGGTCCGCGGAGACCCAGCACGACCCGTTTCTGCCCCTGGCCGTGGCCGCCTCCGTCACCGAGAGCGTCAAGCTCGGCACGAACATCGCCACGGTCTTCTCGCGCAGTCCCATGATCACGGCCATGATCGCCTGGGATCTGCAGAAGGCCTCGGGCGGGCGCTTCATGCTGGGGCTGGGCACCCAGGTCAAGGCGCACAACGAGCGGCGCTTCTCGGTCAAGTTCGAGTCGCCCGGGCCCAAGATGGCCGAGGCCGTCCGCGCCGTCCGCGCCATCTGGGACTGCTGGCAGAACGGCACCAAGCTCAACTTCAAGGGGCAGTTCTACACCTTCGACGTCATGACGCCGTTCTTCAATCCGGGCCCCATCGACCGCCCGAACGTGCCCATTTACATCGCCGCCGTGAACACTTACATGTGCGGGGTGGCCGGGGAGTTCTGCGACGGGATGCACGTGCATCCCTTCAACAGCCCGAAGTATCTTCGGGAGGTCGTGCACCCGAGCGTCGAAGCGGGGCTGAAGAAGTCGGGTCGCTCGCGCAAGGACTTCACGTACGCGACGGCCAGCTTCGTCATCGTGGGCGACACCGAGAAGGAGCGGCGCGACCAGGAATTGATGGTCAAGCAGCAGATCTCCTTCTACGCCTCGACCCGAACCTACCAGCCCGTGCTCGACGTCCACGGCTGGGGCGGGCTGTCGGCCCAGCTCCACAAGAAGAGCGTGGAAGGCGACTGGAAGGGCATGGCCGAGCTCATCACGGACGAGATGCTCGACACCTACGCGGTGACGGCGACCTATGACAAGCTGCACGACAAGATCATGGAGCGCTACCAGGGGCTGCTCGACCGCACCTCGCTCTATCAGCCCTACCAGCCCAATCTCGGCGATCCGCGCCTGCCCGCGCTGGTGAAGCAGTTCAATGGTTAA
- the ccrA gene encoding crotonyl-CoA carboxylase/reductase, translated as MADLYDIGEKPPLGEVPARMHAYLVRQNRFGQPRDAWKREIIPTPTIGPDEVLIYVMASGINYNNVWAALGQPLDVIAERQKLGEPEDFHAGGSDCSGIVWAVGKDVKNVKVGDEVIIHSGWWRPDDPWVLSGKDPMLAESTRIWGYQTNYGSYCQFARAQAHQCVPKPRRLTWEAAGCFLLCGSTAYRMLMGWAPHTVERGDVVLVWGATGGLGSMALEITRAQGGRAVAVVSDEAKRKFCTEHGAAGVINRTQFDHWGPMPDTKDGKAYGNWAKGARAFGKAVWDALGEKTNPRIVFEHPGESTLPTSEFVCATGGMIVICAGTTGYNVTLDLRYHWMRQKRFQGSHLSNDEQAAAVTKLVAAGQVDPCLSQTYAFDDIPECHQLMLENKHPYGNMGVLVNAPKPGLGAS; from the coding sequence ATGGCAGATCTCTACGACATCGGCGAGAAGCCGCCGCTCGGCGAGGTGCCGGCGCGGATGCACGCGTATCTCGTCAGGCAGAACCGTTTCGGTCAGCCGCGGGATGCGTGGAAGCGGGAAATCATTCCCACGCCGACCATCGGGCCCGACGAGGTGCTGATCTACGTGATGGCCTCCGGCATCAACTACAACAATGTCTGGGCTGCCCTCGGCCAGCCCCTCGACGTCATCGCCGAGCGCCAGAAGCTGGGCGAGCCCGAAGACTTCCACGCCGGCGGCAGCGATTGCTCGGGCATCGTGTGGGCAGTCGGCAAAGACGTCAAGAACGTCAAGGTCGGCGACGAGGTCATCATTCACAGCGGCTGGTGGCGGCCCGATGACCCCTGGGTGCTCTCCGGCAAGGATCCCATGCTCGCCGAGAGCACGCGGATCTGGGGCTACCAGACCAATTACGGCAGCTACTGCCAGTTTGCCCGCGCCCAGGCGCATCAGTGCGTGCCCAAGCCCAGGCGGCTCACCTGGGAGGCGGCCGGCTGCTTCCTCCTGTGCGGGTCAACCGCCTACCGGATGCTCATGGGCTGGGCTCCCCATACCGTCGAGCGCGGCGATGTGGTGCTCGTCTGGGGAGCCACGGGCGGGCTTGGCAGCATGGCCCTCGAGATCACGCGCGCTCAGGGCGGCCGCGCCGTCGCCGTCGTCTCGGACGAGGCCAAGCGCAAGTTCTGCACCGAGCATGGCGCCGCGGGCGTCATCAATCGCACCCAGTTCGACCACTGGGGGCCCATGCCCGATACCAAGGACGGCAAGGCCTACGGCAACTGGGCCAAGGGCGCCCGCGCCTTCGGCAAGGCCGTCTGGGACGCCCTCGGGGAGAAGACCAATCCCCGCATCGTCTTCGAGCATCCCGGTGAGTCTACGCTCCCCACCTCGGAATTCGTGTGCGCGACCGGCGGCATGATCGTCATCTGCGCGGGCACCACGGGTTACAACGTCACCCTCGATCTTCGCTATCACTGGATGCGCCAGAAGCGTTTCCAGGGCAGCCATCTCTCCAACGACGAGCAGGCCGCGGCGGTGACAAAGCTGGTGGCGGCCGGCCAGGTCGACCCATGTCTGTCGCAGACGTACGCCTTCGACGACATTCCCGAGTGCCACCAGCTCATGCTGGAGAACAAGCATCCCTACGGCAACATGGGCGTCCTCGTGAACGCCCCCAAGCCCGGCCTCGGCGCCTCCTAG